In Corticium candelabrum chromosome 1, ooCorCand1.1, whole genome shotgun sequence, the genomic stretch TGTAGAAGAGAACTGGCTGTTGTGAgataaaacaacacaaattgaaTTAATCATGCATGTAAGGTAACTAGACAACTGTCACTTGcgtgttgtttgtttaatttcGTCTGATTATATTTTACTGTGACCCTTAGActgttgtaaattttattataacgCGTTGGTGTGTTCTCTCCGTCTTATATCTAGGTCGAATTCCACGTTATGTAAACTATATATACACTGCAAGCGCagaattttgattttttttaGTTGTCAGACTAGCAAGCGCAgaattttgttttttagttgtcTAGCGTGTAATGTCAATGATGGTTAGCTTCTAATTGTGTCAAAGTCACAAGACAATGTAGTTACATGCACGAAGAAAGCTGCTTAGCATGTGATGACCATTAATTTGTACCAAATAGTTGCAACGTAAAGCTACCGTCACATTATTCGACAAGTAAACTTTAAGACAGAAAAGTTTAACTCCAGATGAATACACACATTAGCTGCAAGTCTCGAATAATTGTTCCATTTCAAGGTTGCAAGCGTATAGAAAGGCAATCTATAGCTTGCCTGTGTTATGCAGTGTTGTGGCAACTTAACTTGCGAGAAACATTATTCTCTAGTCTTTTACGCAAATAATGCCGGCAAATGGAGAGGTAGAGCTGGTGGTCTGGACTTCGTATGCATCATAATGTCTAACATGCTTGTACGCATTCGTTGATGACGAATCACGAAACCTAAAGTGCTGTCTATATCCTCCACCGTAGGTATAACCACTCCATCCACATCGACTGTAGTACACATATGACCCTGACCAGTTGTTATCATTGAATATCTTTCGTCCCTCTTCAGTGCATGGCCAATAATATCCTACAGGACAATGATAGTATTTAGACTTGTTCCACGTTGTAGACGAAGACACCGCATAATAAACAGATCTGTTGTAGGTAGACTGACGAAATCCTTTACAGGAGTCACTTGTCAGCATCCAATTCATATTCACTGTAGAAAATACGCAATTTGTATGACAACGATCTAGTACGTTTTTAGCTATCTAGCTCTACCTGCCACCCTCACTTGTACTTTCGCTGAAATCCAATTGTTACCGGCGTAGCATACATAAGTATCACTATCCCATTCGGTCACATCTCGTATAACTAGCGTGCCGTTGGATAAAACGGTTTTCTTGGCCGAACCCGATCTGCACCGTCCTAGTCCAAATTCCCATCGAGTAGATGTGGGTATTCCAGGCGCTATCTCAGCAGTGCAGTTGATTACTATAGTGGCAGAAGCCGACACGACAACAGTAGCAGGAGGACGATGAACAAATTTTATCTCTGTAAGAACtacattgaaaattaaaaaataacatgataatgtttaattaattaaaatatgtaGAGTTTTGTCGTATACCCATCCTTGTTTCTTTTACGTCTCGTCCCAAGTAGTTGACAGCATGGCAGCGGTACACGTCGCTATCATTCTGAGACACGTTTGTCAGACGTAACATTCCTTTATCTTCACTTTCTAAGCGAACAGATCCTTTTGTCCAATAAACCTGAGGAGCAGGAGGACCAACACCAGTACATTGTAGGTCTACATTTCCTCCTTGTCCCAAAATCATCAGAGCAGAAAAATGGCTTGTTATACGAGCTGCAGCTGGAAAATCAAAAACAGTTATATTGTCTCTCAACAATacaatgtacatgtgttgctGCTCTAATGGTATTCTCATGGACAAAGGTACCTAACGCATGCTGCTACAAGTATCTTCTTCAATTCTATAGATCAAAGTATGTACAAGCCTATTGAAAACGTGTCGTAAGTCAGTGAGTAGCAGAAATTGTAGTATAATTAAGAGCTACAATGAACGAAAAGTAAACCCAAAACAATCAATTGAATGTATAGAATCTTAATAAATTAAGCCATTTGTGTATCTGCAAAACTACCTTTGCAGAAACATGTTGCTGTCAGATTAGAGATATAGTTGCATGCGCTAGATGCATCAGTTTAATTGTAAAGACAACTATAATGTACAACGGATTTCATGCATGAATAGATTCAAACAAAAGTAGAGACAGCACTCGGCGACGAAGGTAACTCGATTTCTCTAATGTCGTTCACAATCGTTACCAAACTTTGTTGAGAGGCCTAGTACCGCGTTCATACTAGCAACTTAAGAAACGAGCTGGACCAAATAGAGTTTTTTCAAGATTGCCATTACTTTACTCTGCTAAACGTACTTAAAGTGATAAAGGCTTCGTTTTAATGCCGATTTTGGCCATCTAGATCCTTTTTTACTGTACACAATACCTGGCACGGTACCGGTTCTGGTGTGATCGTGGTATAAGTTAGCAATGTacaaacattttaattaattaaatgacatcaTTTGTTCATCAATAATTGCACGGAGATAGCATGGCTGTGGAAAAGCGAAATCGCCAGTAATCCCCCTTTTCTCGTAAAAAGTTTCAAGCTGAGCTGACTCCCCCGAGTCCTCGAGAGGGATTAATCTATCCAAAACTTATCGATTGTTCTCTATCAAAGTCTTATCATTTAATCAAAATCCATCCACTCGTTTTTGAGTAAATCCTGCTCACAACTGTCAAAGAACTAGAATGCTATAGCTAAAACCGTTGGCTGGTACTATGTTACAAGCATTGGATACAAGTGAAGTACTCCGGTATAATTAGCAAGCATGCAATGATTATGAAGAGCGTGAGAAGGAGCTGGACACATCGACTGGCGCGTGCAATTGTCGACATATGATAGCTATTGGATACTTCTCTAATCAGAGTTAACAAacgagcgcatgcgctgcaaCCAATCAATCAACCAACAAAACCGTCCGTCCAcggacatgcaaacagacacactacTGTACCTCATGAATGCATCCGCGCCTCAGGTTACCAACTAAGAAACCAACGCCGATGAAAACACAACCTCTTTGCCAAAGGTAATTATCTCCGTTAAAAAGGCTATATATgttttgatatatatatatatatatatacatattttaattttttttttttaaatttttatactCTCAAtgttatatataatataattatagtccCACCACCTAAAGGTGAGGGCATAATACAACTttaaacatacatgtatgagtCCCATTTATCAAAAACAGAGCTAACAGCTAATAACGCTAAAATCATTTTTGAATTATATtttcacaaacagacagataaacgttCATGTAAGTAGGTTGAAGCCTTGCTAATAGTAAGTCCACTGGTGATGGTAGTCTTCCTATTATCGAAGTCTTTGAGTACTTCGAGGCTGGATGAAGACCATAGACCAAACGTCTCTACCACTAGAGAATAGAAGAGAGAACCAGTACACTCAACGTTCAAAAGATGGCGATGATCTTTTCCATCTCCcctgctgctgcagcagtACCAGCTGTGTTGGCGGAAAAGATAATATAAGATAGTTGAAGAGAATTCCTGACAGAGAGATCAAAATATGCGGgacgaccttgcaaaaaatcATGGTGAAAGACGTCTCCTGGTCTTGATTGATTCTCACTAGTACAGCGTTGTTCACGTCGAGTTCCTGAGTTGTTCGTCCGGAGACAATGAAACATAATGTCACACAAAGCATTGTGACGTTTGTTTCTCAGGGAGCCACTGTGGCAGCCTAgaacttatatatatatatatatatatatatatatatatatatatatatatatatatatatatatatattgagtGATTGGTTCTTCTTGAAACTTTTTGACAAGAAAAGTGAGATGACTCCCAATTTTGCTCCTGCACACCAATACCATCTTCCGGCATTTATTTATGAATAAATGATAAAATTTTGCTATGTCTATATGCTTAGATAAACACAAAAGACTTTCAAATAGTTGCTATGGAAATATATTATCAGAGTAAATCAGAATCTCCTGTACACTAGAAACACTATACTAACAGAATACTCTTAGGTAATGGTTCTTATTGTGTAATACATAATTAGTAGAAGTTTGTTTGATCTTTCAAATATTGAACACTAAACAGCTATATAAGTCGTCAAAGCATTTATGTGCTATTGGTCTTGTACAGTATTAGTTGCCTGTAATTAcatgacagacaaaacattgCTTACCTTTTACAACAAGTGACACATCTTGTCTCAGAATAGCCGACGAGAAACTACTTTCTGATTTTCCAATGCAAGAATAATTTCCCGCATCATCTCGAGTCACGTTTCTGATAATAATCGAACACTTTGTTACTTCCACTCTATCTGTTGCTATTTCCTTGTTCAGTTTTTGCCATGTAATAGAGAATCCTGGAATAACACACAAGGCACACCTAAGATTTGCATCATCACTGTATTCAACTTCAACTCTTGCGGACGGTCCTGTTGACGAATCTATAAGAGCACagaataatattaattaaaatactttCATAAACAAATGTAACACAGTCATACGTATTTAGACTTTCATCAGTTAATCATTAGTAGATACTTCTAACGTAGTTTAAATACTTAATAGATATTATACTGGTTGAAACCAGACAAAAGAAATCTATCTTTATATATACTACCACATTTACATAAATTAAAAGTCAGCACACTTAGGTGTTACAAGAACCACCAGGCAACCAACTCAACCATGAATTAAAAGTCTATGAAAGGCTCTACTATATCATAGAACTAGTAGACTCAAGCCAGTCTCTCAAGCTCCTCTCATTCCTTTTATATGTACGATAGATATTATGtgatatataattttatagaaTCCCTGTATACAACGCTCTATATATACTGGCGgcgcagggccggatccagaggggggtTTAGGGGGTTTCAATTCCCTCTTTCCCAATaagcgtggttcaataattttataattttattagaaaagagaaaattagtaatgctataaataactgctaatgATGAATCCCCTCTTTCAAATATTCCTGGATCCGACGCTGTCGGcaggtgtttgtctttgtttagtGTTCTGTTGAAATAATCTTACCTTTATCTTTTAATTGCATATCTACCGAAAATGAGTAAGTTTTCTTTCCTAAAGCATTTTTTGCAGTACACATATATTGCCCGCTGTCGCCTTTCTTTACATTTTCTAACACCAGACTGCCATTGGCGTTCACTTTGCCAGACTCCAAAGCTCCATCAATTCGCGACCAAGTGATAATCGGAGAAGGATAACCTGTAGCTAAACACTGCAGTTTAATATTTTGTCCTTGTTGTACAGTCACCACTGACGGCGGAACAACGGTAAACTTGACAGGAACTAATAACAACATTATATATTGTTAATGGTCAATTTGCATCATCTCTAAACGGTACTAACCTTGAACAATCAATGTTGCAAATCCTCTTGCAAAACCAAAAATATTCTCAGCCAAACAGACGTATGTTCCTGCGTCATGACGATGAATATTTGTTATCCGTAGTGTGTCATTTAGAGATATTGTGGCTCGAGACCGTGGCAGGGTAGAGTCAAGCTTTAGCCATCGTATTTTAGGCGTCGGAAAACCTTCGGCTTCGCAATGAAATTCGACTGCTTCAGACTCCAGAGATACAACAGCGCTTGGTTGTTTGGTGATAACGGGAGGGTCTGCAGGTAACAGTTAAGTTAACACCTTATACGTGACGCGTCAACAATCACATCGA encodes the following:
- the LOC134183250 gene encoding roundabout homolog 1-like yields the protein MAIVFWRLSFYQAQVRELQQHVKLSDATADLKHSENSKYIDSPVEKLLSRYARATGNDKGTDSLQTLNDYFLRIAEQQLKESLKARCVDNERLCVQGPKGSLGSRGHVGLPGSPGSKGDKGDRGVVGAQGLEGTKGSKGEPGARGASIDPPVITKQPSAVVSLESEAVEFHCEAEGFPTPKIRWLKLDSTLPRSRATISLNDTLRITNIHRHDAGTYVCLAENIFGFARGFATLIVQVPVKFTVVPPSVVTVQQGQNIKLQCLATGYPSPIITWSRIDGALESGKVNANGSLVLENVKKGDSGQYMCTAKNALGKKTYSFSVDMQLKDKDSSTGPSARVEVEYSDDANLRCALCVIPGFSITWQKLNKEIATDRVEVTKCSIIIRNVTRDDAGNYSCIGKSESSFSSAILRQDVSLVVKAAARITSHFSALMILGQGGNVDLQCTGVGPPAPQVYWTKGSVRLESEDKGMLRLTNVSQNDSDVYRCHAVNYLGRDVKETRMVLTEIKFVHRPPATVVVSASATIVINCTAEIAPGIPTSTRWEFGLGRCRSGSAKKTVLSNGTLVIRDVTEWDSDTYVCYAGNNWISAKVQVRVAVNMNWMLTSDSCKGFRQSTYNRSVYYAVSSSTTWNKSKYYHCPVGYYWPCTEEGRKIFNDNNWSGSYVYYSRCGWSGYTYGGGYRQHFRFRDSSSTNAYKHVRHYDAYEVQTTSSTSPFAGIICVKD